In Onthophagus taurus isolate NC chromosome 6, IU_Otau_3.0, whole genome shotgun sequence, a genomic segment contains:
- the LOC111415002 gene encoding piezo-type mechanosensitive ion channel component isoform X7, producing the protein MANVLCTCLFRILLPLIILPCVVFRPSALSAIYLIAMLCSPFIAVPTYQTMRSCTGVYLKILMAISLITSVLLVSFHVYLIAVGSYGNVITDNELLETILRYCGLVRLDKADFVTIITWISPELLMLISSITIFVLTMKLTKRNIETETGEEQTQSKAKMDRMRFLVGIGKFTTLILLCICACLKPSVQGGLYFVVFICTATWRSCSKNLGRGFAVLMQLLMVVVFVHIFALLMFQIDYFQDFLGVDSPYRRYFALTIFYTIDKSDPRRFIFAQNNWDAIINPFMLIALFYVSALTTKELIKPQLMRGISPSRRYGSDKKKGASILQDSTGSVTVTGDQTRDFQTESNENLDEEEKIGCFENCVFVMGQLLQSLVQLSYIVTNIIMMTWSITYHSWLTFVLLIWANILWIMPKQRRAMLRSSPFLVFYAIFLLISGYIFSMDLTDAELPSKLAHINLAQIGFVKYVELPCLHLWVKCCFTVMFWFTLKQYTIELKEERQKRSLADMAAPLQVSVQAAAGVQSSPSEQKKSKVISLIGSYLRHASVRLWIWVVAITLFVVAITGERMTVFRILYMALFLIFILTFQISFNLWRQMMFIFLLIVIIYSMLILILVYTYQFDNFETYWTEYLHVPKEQQLDIGLETYKTTQLFVRLATPTCFVIVTVIQLHYFHPEFKRLTDILGSHQEVARTTSLGTSSMPGSTSERNDSYTSDKKLDLTDVATIHSENIRRSFKNFWRKVKKAIDLIYIYLEIQMHRLVLIIAALMCIYDKCALYCVVTPLVVLGIMTGRGLSHLIIKVISIYTAVKLISQMIYQVNYIRHEWFDANCTITSNTTNNVTGNNAEWLGFFKSNNMASIVEWNIAYIAVATLYSVILIRQYSHRIKSGQPQVRPFFVFPNIRRFDADKSVYNALKFLVNHGYYKFGYEISLITTVCLIGIRMDMYGLFYAIWLSLLCFIRRDILRAGMWTLYLFFIAITIPIQYFLSVGIPPSLCVVFPWDDMPLLRRLQEWAFLLDTAKPPRVERLVCDFVLLLMVSRQRVVFRIEDRFKNRDYPGGSNDSIIHLAETKDFVNPVPDYITFVRSYLDIIKRGVLLSFMWLTLAAIFLAGANRINIFSIGYLLGSFLFLWHGTDLYLKPLRLILKSWECLIAYSVIVIFLKAVFQFSGCVWVGKIPLDYCWVAQLFAIGCVDKSIHENNIHVVEECEIPSESIGLAWDGICFAFLIMQRMLFSSYNFFHIIDETKASTILASRGADLIEVLRQRRVQEQLDHEKLILEKIKLKMDRIKATQEKIRGPNYQEVNNHAIDTLYPRSRPLYRRKIPKTNKEAIRSGDYYMFDDMDDDDELDIIETTKQQSDDEDGETGENLSTLLSKTLKTDVNTVVRKDKLRRRASMPVDRQRSTISAWSHARSAPPTIEESPSKSKKQGDSTELIPKPGPSKPSEDDDNISEGSEHKNTKCQTVLVYLIYAWKLIESIMVSVIRILNKHSRDFRYVRRVLIQEKKILKETSNYTEGIRIGRSKIWQPAHTYQALLSSRDATSGNTINSQNEETEHSGEPSTKPKETSSQQSSPESSGMIEFEEGEISQYDQPTIIRLMIAIWYIVMSNSEILCYIMIFVNQMQSATFLSLSLPFLVFFWGTLAIPRPSKSFWVTIIAYTQTVVLIKCIFQFEFWTWNQTNNVPDTNPFYPPRIIGVEQNSHYAVWNLSLLLVVYFHRYLLKSLGLWTAAIVTVPLLHEGDYVVQELQKDRTLKDHAKLSASDDENDDDEDKSITVAVKTEYAEPIDMFPDAIHMSTVKYFELIKVFLKQLRDPTSRASDDVYSYMFLCDFFNFFVILFGYSSFGEQQGDGGVQSYLQDNRVPPLFLLMLIVQFLLIIVDRAIYLRKNITAKIVFQFVQIIVLHGWLFILFPLMTDRYFNSTIAPQLYYMVKCFYLLLSAYQIRCGYPARILGNFLCKSYNYVNKILFLVFMVVPFLFELRTVMDWMWTDTSMTVFDWIKMEDIFATIFQIKCTRRAELEYPQPRGQKKSPIAKYIMGGGILVVIIAIIWFPLVFFSLGNAVGQTNVPYDVTLSIRIGPYEPVYQLSAQNNSIFSFNQSDYEIIEETYKQNKAAFSFISNYREEDIAAVKLSGDSSTVWTISPPDRNRMIAEVASMNPLQIQLQYQISHNSSGNKNDPGTIREIIEIMMPAVIDDQLNPERQNLLRMLWGNETDVPPVRLGYILPKFLKVTNRGTAQPVKLLMDDPDNPEQSYLRTLNLTLSSHSSNQSDSIKYEWWTIQENCSDINYRVYLRKLSYGDCSAIVLYTFNDRIFPPTLNIITAGGIIGMYLLYFLVIFKVMRDIMAKNMIKAWYEEVPYVDRIIMLIRNIRIARAMKMYDLEEYLFSMLLFSIRSSAIWIEMTRLPGLPTIPIGNILPGVQNRTPEKKEKE; encoded by the exons gtgtAGTATTTCGTCCATCAGCCCTTTCGGCAATTTACCTCATCGCAATGCTCTGTTCACCATTCATAGCGGTGCCGACGTATCAAACGATGCGTTCATGCACCGGAGTttacttaaaaatcttaatggCCATCTCCTTGATTACATCCGTTCTTCTCGTATCGTTCCACGTTTATTTAATTGCGGTCGGATCGTATGGAAACGTAATCACCGATAACGAACTTTTAGAAACTATATTAAGGTATTGCGGATTGGTCAGATTGGACAAGGCCGATTTTGTCACGATTATCACGTGGATTTCGCCGGAACTACTCATGCTAATATCATCAATAACCATTTTCGTTTTGACGATGAAACTTACTAAACGTAATATTGAGACTGAAACGGGCGAAGAGCAAACACAATCCAAAGCGAAAATGGATAGGATGCGGTTTCTGGTTGGAATtg gaaaATTCACTACACTTATTTTACTCTGCATTTGCGCTTGTTTAAAACCATCAGTTCAAGGCGGTCTCTATTTCGTGGTATTTATTTGCACCGCTACATGGCGAAGTTGTTCGAAAAATTTAGGGAGAGGCTTCGCGGTCTTAATGCAATTGTTGATGGTTGTGGTATTCGTTCACATATTCGCCTTATTAATGTTCCAAATCGATTATTTCCAAGATTTTTTGGGTGTCGACAGCCCATACAGAag atattttgcattgacaatattttatacaatCGATAAATCAGATCCAAGAAGATTCATCTTCGCCCAAAACAATTGGGATGCCATAATAAATCCATTTATGTTGATCGCGCTTTTCTATGTGTCTGCGTTAACAACCAAAGAATTAATAAAGCCTCAG CTGATGCGAGGGATTAGTCCATCTAGGAGATACGGTTCTGATAAAAAGAAGGGGGCTTCCATTTTACAGGATTCCACCGGAAGTGTTACAGTAACCGGTGATCAAACCCGAGATTTTCAAACAGAAAGCAACGAAAATTTAG atgaagaagaaaaaattggtTGTTTTGAAAACTGCGTTTTCGTAATGGGTCAATTATTGCAATCTTTAGTTCAATTATCATATATTGTCACAAATATTATAATGATG acATGGAGTATTACTTATCACAGTTGGTTAACcttcgttttattaatttgggCCAATATATTATGGATAATGCCAAAACAACGAAGAGCAATGTTACGATCTAGCCCATTCTTAGTTTTCTACgcaattttccttttaatatCCGGTTACATATTCTCAATGGATCTCACCGATGCCGAACTGCCATCGAAACTGGCTCACATCAATTTGGCTCAAATTGGCTTCGTCAAATACGTAGAACTTCCATGTTTGCATTTATGGGTGAAATGCTGCTTCACGGTGATGTTTTGGTTTACCTTGAAACAATACACGATCGAATTAAAAGAGGAGCGGCAAAAACGATCTTTAGCCGATATGGCAGCTCCTTTACAAGTCAGTGTTCAAGCCGCGGCTGGTGTTCAATCGAGTCCGAGCGAACagaaaaaatcgaaagttATCTCGTTAATCGGCAGTTATTTGAGGCACGCTTCAGTGAGACTTTGGATTTGGGTGGTTGCCATTACGTTATTTGTCGTGGCAATAACAGGAGAACGAATGACTgtttttagaattttgtatatggcattgtttttaatctttattttaactttccag atatcatttaatttatgGAGACAAatgatgtttatatttttattaatagttaTAATCTATTCAATGCTTATTTTAATACTTGTTTATACATACCAATTTGATAACTTTGAAACTTATTGGACTGAATATCTTCATGTACCTAAAGAAca acaaTTAGATATTGGATTGGAAACTTATAAAACAACGCAGTTATTCGTTCGTCTCGCAACTCCCACATGTTTCGTGATAGTAACCGTCATTCAACTTCACTATTTTCACCCAGAATTTAAGCGCCTCACAGATATTTTAGGGAGTCATCAAGAAGTTGCTCGCACAACCTCTTTGGGTACTAGTTCCATGCCAGGATCGACGTCGGAGAGAAATGATTCGTATACTAGCGATAAAAAATTAGATCTTACCGATGTTGCTA CAATTCATTCGGAAAATATAAGAAGAtccttcaaaaatttttggagGAAAGTCAAAAAAGCAATTgatttaatatacatatacctTGAAATACAAATGCATAGATTGGTGTTGATTATTGCGGCGTTGATGTGTATTTACGACAAATGTGCCTTATATTGCGTGGTAACCCCATTGGTTGTGTTAGGAATAATGACCGGGCGAGGTTTATCTCATCTTATTATCAAAGTCATATCGATTTATACAGCtgttaaattaatatcacaaATGATTTATCAAGTTAATTATATTAGACATGAATGGTTTGATGCGAATTGTACg attaCTTCAAACACTACAAATAATGTAACTGGAAATAACGCTGAATGGttaggattttttaaatcaaataatatgGCATCAATTGTGGAATGGAACATAGCTTACATCGCGGTAGCAACTCTTTACTCAGTCATTTTAATACGGCAATATAGCCATAGAATTAAATCGGGACAACCACAAGTAAGACCATTCTTTGTGTTTCCTAATATAAGAAGATTCGACGCTGATAAAAGCGTCTACAACGCTTTAAAATTCTTGGTTAATCACGGATATTACAAATTTGGAtatgaa atatcgTTAATAACAACTGTATGTTTAATTGGAATACGAATGGATATGTACGGATTATTTTACGCAATTTGGTTATCTTTATTATGTTTCATACGCCGCGACATTTTAAGAGCGGGAATGTGGacgttgtatttatttttcatagcAATTACAATCCCCATTCAGTACTTTTTGTCCGTTGGAATCCCTCCCAGTTTATGCGTAGTATTTCCATGGGACGACATGCCCCTTTTGCGACGCCTACAAGAATGGGCTTTCTTATTAGACACTGCAAAACCACCTCGCGTTGAGCGATTAGTTTGCGATTTCGTGCTACTTTTAATGGTGTCGAGACAACGGGTTGTATTCCGAATAGAAgatcgatttaaaaatcgtGATTACCCCGGTGGTTCAAACGATAGCATCATTCATCTCGCTGAAACCAAAGATTTTGTTAATCCCGTCCCAGATTATATTACATTCGTTAG gtCTTATTTGGATATTATTAAAAGAGGGGTTCTATTAAGTTTTATGTGGCTTACTTTAGCTGCAATATTTTTAGCTGGTGCGAATCGTATTAATATCTTTTCGATTGGATATTTACTTGGatcgtttttgtttttatggcATGGAAccgatttatatttaaaaccgttaagattaattttaaaatc ATGGGAATGTTTAATAGCTTATAGTGtaatagtaatatttttaaaagccGTGTTTCAATTTTCCGGATGTGTATGGGTTGGGAAAATTCCTCTCGATTATTGTTGGGTAGCGCAATTATTCGCCATCGGATGTGTCGATAAATCTATACACGAGAATAATATTCACGTCGTAGAAGAATGCGAAATTCCCAGCGAATCAATCGGTTTAGCCTGGGACGGAATTTGTTTTGCATTTTTGATAATGCAAAGAATGTTGTTTAGCAGTTACAATTTCTTCCACATAATCGATGAGACTAAAGCAAGTACTATACTGGCATCGAGAG GTGCTGATTTAATcgaagttttacgtcaaaGAAGGGTGCAAGAACAATTAGATCACGAAAAATTAATCTtggaaaagattaaattaaaaatggacAGGATTAAAGCTACACAAGAAAAAATTCGTGGTCCTAATTACCAAGAAGTTAATAATCATGCTATTG atACTCTTTATCCTAGATCTAGGCCATTGTACAGGAGAAAAATTCCAAAGACAAATAAAGAGG cAATTCGATCTGGAGATTATTACATGTTTGATGATatggatgatgatgatgaattgGATATTATTGAAACGACCAAACAACAATCCGACGATGAGGATGGTGAAACGGGCGAGAATCTTAGTACG CTACTTAGTAAAACTTTGAAGACAGATGTTAACACGGTCGTCAGGAAGGATAAATTGAGACGAAGGGCAAGTATGCCAGTAGACCGTCAGCGATCTACGATTTCCGCTTGGTCTCACGCCCGTTCTGCCCCTCCCACT ATTGAAGAGAGTCcaagtaaaagtaaaaaacagGGAGATTCAACTGAACTTATACCAAAGCCGGGTCCTAGCAAACCAAGTGAAGATGACGATAATATTTCTGAAGgat CCGAACATAAAAACACGAAGTGTCAAACAGTTCTGGTTTACCTGATTTATGCTTGGAAATTAATTGAAAGCATTATGGTATCGGTCATACGCATTTTGAATAAACACTCAAGAGATTTTCGGTATGTCAGACGTGTGCTTatacaagaaaagaaaattttaaag gaAACTAGCAACTACACTGAAGGTATTCGAATTGGAAGAAGTAAAATATGGCAACCCGCTCATACTTACCAAGCTCTTTTGTCTTCAcg GGATGCAACATCGGGAAATACAATAAATAGCCAAAACGAAGAAACGGAACATTCTGGCGAACCATCCACTAAACCAAAAGAGACATCCTCACAACAATCGTCTCCTGAAAG tTCCGGAATGATTGAATTCGAAGAAGGTGAAATTTCCCAATACGATCAACCGACAATCATTCGTTTAATGATAGCGATTTGGTACATCGTAATGAGCAACTCTGAAATATTATGTTACATAATGATTTTCGTGAATCAAATGCAATCGGCGACATTTTTATCGTTATCGTTACcatttttggtatttttctgGGGAACTTTGGCCATTCCCAGACCGTCCAAATCGTTTTGGGTAACAATCATTGCGTACACAcag acTGTCGTCTTGATTAAATGCATATTTCAATTCGAATTTTGGACGTGGAACCAAACGAATAACGTCCCTGATACAAATCCTTTTTATCCACCCAGAATAATCGGAGTTGAACAAAATTCGCATTATGCAGTTTGGAATTTATCGTTATTATTGGTGGTGTATTTTCATAGATACTTGTTAAAATCTTTGGGATTGTGGACCGCGGCTATTGTGACAGTTCCCCTTTTGCACGAGGGTGATTATGTGGTTCAAGAACTTCAAAAGGATCG aacatTAAAAGATCATGCTAAATTAAGCGCATCTGATGATGAGAATGACGATGATGAGGATAAATCGATCACTGTAGCTGTTAAAACCGAATATGCCGAACCGATTGATATGTTTCCAGATGCTATTCACATGTC tactgtaaaatattttgagtTGATCAAAGTGTTTCTAAAACAACTTAGAGATCCGACATCTCGAGCATCTGATGATGTTTATTCTTATATGTTTTTGTGTgactttttcaatttcttcgtTATACTTTTCGGATATTCATCATTTGgg gaGCAACAAGGTGATGGAGGTGTCCAATCTTATTTGCAAGATAATAGAGTTCCTCCTCTTTTCCTGTTGATGTTAATCGTGCAATTCTTATTGATCATAGTTGATAGAGCaatatatttaagaaaaaatataacagcTAAGATAGTTTTTCAATTTGTACAAATAATAGTGTTACATGGTTGGTTATTTATACTCTTTCCGTTAATGACTGATAG atattttaattCAACGATAGCTCCTCAATTATACTACATGGTGAAATGTTTCTATCTCCTTTTATCCGCTTACCAAATCCGTTGTGGATACCCAGCGAgaattcttggaaatttcctGTGCAAAAGTTACAACTACGTCAACAAGATCTTATTTTTGGTATTTATGGTTGTAccttttttgtttgaattgcGAACAGTTATGGACTGGATGTGGACTGATACTTCGATGACCGTTTTCGATTGGATAAAAATGGAAGATATTTTCGCCACCATTTTCCAAATAAAG tGTACAAGAAGGGCAGAACTTGAATATCCACAACCAAGAGGTCAAAAAAAATCACCTATAGCAAAATACATAATGGGCGGTGGAATACTGGTGGTTATAATCGCGATTATTTGGTTCCCTTTGGTATTCTTTTCCCTCGGAAACGCCGTTGGACAAACAAACGTTCCTTACGATGTGACTTTATCGATACGAATTGGTCCATATGAGCCGGTTTATCAATTATCAGCACAAAATAATTCCATATTCAG ttttaatcaaagcgattatgaaattattgaagaaacCTATAAACAGAATAAAGCCGCGTTTTCGTTTATAAGTAATTATCGGGAAGAAGATATCGCCGCGGTAAAACTAAGCGGGGATTCTTCGACCGTTTGGACGATTTCCCCGCCTGATAGGAATCGAATGATTGCGGAAGTTGCCTCAATGAATCCGTTACAAATTCAGTTACAGTATCAGATTTCCCATAACAGTAGTGGTAACAAAAATGATCCGGGAACGATTAGAGAGATCATTGAAATTATGATGCCGGCTGTAATTGATGATCAACTCAATCCGGAGAGGCAAAATTTATTGAGAATGTTATGGGGAAATGAAACTGATGTTCCACCGGTTCGTTTGGGGTATATTTTACCGAAATTTCTTAAGGTTACTAATAGGGGAACTGCTCAACCTGTTAAACTACTTATGGATGACCCAG atAATCCAGAGCAGTCATACCTTCGGACTCTCAACCTTACCTTATCGTCTCATTCATCGAATCAATCCGATAGCATCAAATACGAATGGTGGACAATCCAAGAAAATTGTTCCGATATAAACTACAGAGTTTACTTAAGAAAATTAAGCTATGGAGATTGTTCCGCTATAGTACTTTACACGTTTAATGATCGCATCTTCCCACCAACTCTCAATATTATCACAGCGGGAGG AATTATTGGGATGTAcctgttatattttttggtGATATTTAAAGTTATGAGAGATATAATGGCTAAAAACATGATTAAAGCTTGGTACGAGGAAGTACCATATGTCGACCGTATTATTATGCTTATAAGAAACATTCGAATAGCCAGGGCAATGAAAATGTACGATCTTGAAGAGTACCTATTCTCTATGTTATTATTTTCGATACGATCGTCCGCTATTTGGATTGAAATGACTCGCTTGCCAGGACTTCCAACTATTCCAATCGGAAATATATTACCAGGAGTTCAAAATAGAACAccagaaaagaaagaaaaggaataa